A stretch of DNA from Actinomycetota bacterium:
GGTCGACCAGGGCATCGCGGCGTGCGTCGTCGCTGTCGGCCTCCACCGCGCGCAGGTAGGCGTCCAGTGGCGCTTTGGTGTCGACCACCACGTGGCGACCACCCCCAGGTCGTGCACCTGCTGCGACAACGCCCCGTACGCACGCGCCCGGGACGCCTCGAGGGCCCGCACGTGGTCGTCGAACCGTCCCAGGGCGTCGTGCAGCGGGGCGACCGCCCGCGCGACCGCGTCCGCCGTCGCCGGGGCTGCATGCGCTGGCCCCCCGAGCCGGAGCACCGTCCACGTCGCGACCGCCCCGAGCGCGGTACCCACCAGCAACCACACCAGCTCCACCGGGCCGTTCCCTTCATCGTCGCTTCGGTGTCGTTGACGCCCCTGTCGTTGACGCCTCTGTCGTTCCACCTGCGTCGCATGATCCCTGCACCGTGTGACATCTCTGGCACGGCCGCCACGTTCGCCCCCCACTACCCTCGGGACGAGGACGCCGCGAGCACATCCACCCCGACAGGAGGCAGCGATGGCAGACATCACCTACGACGAACGCACCGCCCTGATCGTGGTCGACACCCAGAACGACTTCACCCACCCCGACGGCAACCTGTACGTCGACGGCGGGGACAAAGCCGTCCCGGCGATCAACGCTGAGATCGACCGCGCCCGACAGGCGGGGGCCTTCGTCGTCTACACCCAGGACTGGCACCCCCAGTCCACGCCGCACTTCGAGAAGGACGGCGGGGTGTGGCCCGTGCACTGCGTCGAGGACAGCTGGGGGTCGCAGTTCTACGACGACCTCACGGTGGTCGACGACGCACCGGTCGTCCGCAAGGGCACGGAAGGCGGCGACGGGTACTCGGGGTTCAGCGTCCGCGACCCCGAGAGCGGTGAGGAGAGCGCGACTCAGCTGGACGCGATCCTGCGCGAACAGGGCATCGAACGGGTCGTCGTGGTCGGCCTCGCCCAGGACTACTGCGTGAAGGAAACCGCCGTCGACGCCGCGAAGAAGGGCTACGCCACCACGGTGGTGTCGGAGGCGACCCGGGCGGTCAACCTCCAGCCCGGTGACGGCGAGAAAGCGCTCGAGGACATGCGTGAGGACGGGGTGCGCATCGCATGACCGACGCCCCGTCCCGCTTCGACCTGCCCGAGCACCTCGGGCTGGCGACGGACCTCTACGAGCTGCGCATGGCACAGACTTGCCTGCGACACGGCATGACCGAGCCCGCCACGTTCAGTCTCTACGTCCGCGCGTCGACGCAACGTCCGTGGCTGCTGGCCGCCGGAGCAGCACACGTGCTACAGCTGCTGGAGCGTTTCCGCTACGGACCGTCCGAGTTGGAGTACCTGGCGTCGCAGGGGTTCGGTGACGACCTCCTGTCGTGGTTGGAGGCGGTCGAGCCCGCAGGAGAGGTTTGGGCCGTTCCGGAAGGAACGGTCGTGCTCGCCGACGAGCCGCTGGTCGAGGTGACCGCGCCGCTGCCGTGGGCGATGCTGCTGGAGACGACGATGCTGAGCGTCGTTCAGTTCTCCACCGTCATCGCCACGAAGGCGGCACGCTGCAGCCTCGCCGCACGTGGCAAGGCACTGGCGGACTTCGGGTTCCGCCGCGCGCATGGCCTGCATGCCGGGATCGAAGCGGCGCGCGCCGCCTACGTGGGCGGCGTGACCAGCACATCCAACGTCGAGGCGGGCCGCCGCTACGGCATCCCCGTGGTGGGCACGATGGCGCACGCCTTCGTCCAGGCGTTCGACGAGGAGGTCGCGGCCTTCCGCGCGTTCGCCTTCGACCATCCCGACAACGCCATCATGCTGGTCGACACCTACGACACGGTGGGAGGAGTGCGCAACGCCATCACGGTCGGGCGCGAGCTCCGCGAGGAGGGCGCTGACCTGAACGGCATCCGTCTGGACTCCGGCGACCTCGTCACGTTGGCGAAGGAGTCGCGGGCCCTGCTCGACGGGGCCGGCTTCCACGACGCACAGATCTTCGCCTCCGGTGGCGTCGACGAGTACCGCATCACCGAACTCCTCGACGCTGGCGCACCGATCGATGCGTTCGGGATCGGGACGGCGCTCACG
This window harbors:
- a CDS encoding isochorismatase family protein translates to MADITYDERTALIVVDTQNDFTHPDGNLYVDGGDKAVPAINAEIDRARQAGAFVVYTQDWHPQSTPHFEKDGGVWPVHCVEDSWGSQFYDDLTVVDDAPVVRKGTEGGDGYSGFSVRDPESGEESATQLDAILREQGIERVVVVGLAQDYCVKETAVDAAKKGYATTVVSEATRAVNLQPGDGEKALEDMREDGVRIA
- a CDS encoding nicotinate phosphoribosyltransferase; the encoded protein is MTDAPSRFDLPEHLGLATDLYELRMAQTCLRHGMTEPATFSLYVRASTQRPWLLAAGAAHVLQLLERFRYGPSELEYLASQGFGDDLLSWLEAVEPAGEVWAVPEGTVVLADEPLVEVTAPLPWAMLLETTMLSVVQFSTVIATKAARCSLAARGKALADFGFRRAHGLHAGIEAARAAYVGGVTSTSNVEAGRRYGIPVVGTMAHAFVQAFDEEVAAFRAFAFDHPDNAIMLVDTYDTVGGVRNAITVGRELREEGADLNGIRLDSGDLVTLAKESRALLDGAGFHDAQIFASGGVDEYRITELLDAGAPIDAFGIGTALTVSRDHPALDIVYKLVEYAGDPRAKYSAGKVLLPGAKQVFRHGSPAEDIIAVRGEDLPGDTLLEPIWRDGEPAAVDGLEAARERAAAQLEQLPDGWRRSKFGEEPPRPRLSPGLQELADRIWPEDVERVAP